The following proteins are encoded in a genomic region of Trichoplusia ni isolate ovarian cell line Hi5 chromosome 18, tn1, whole genome shotgun sequence:
- the LOC113503032 gene encoding uncharacterized protein LOC113503032 translates to MLKTIKENMDVIIKTGFESVKHEISFQPQTMLKGKKMVLAEHVRNVEELRTNGNSYLIRANIIRQTSVTVTPYNTSLNINSSRVVTGVKCSCVYNQSGKCKHVAALICYINDKVSHSKTSCEQQWGKPSIRQFVQCKYSKGRYFQDMFPSVSKTECCKPQSIIRHDELLQESSLKQILQATEQTLDSNLVTEVVSDTSDKVDLEKEDCLACLNFFFTVKSEFQLYKRDYPLAENLEEYYKKYVAVTNEDIINICCNTMKQSDCPNWYAIRHLRITASKNIHSIKSRKTKSIESLVSSILKPKKIDCVATRYGLCNEKDAILLYEKINFCKVKTVGAIISKEQPWLCVSIDGVVVEDGCVTKLVEVKCPISCEKKPVVDFANNLCNVDYLVLINNVLEIRQSHPYYTQVQSQMYVTGMTICDIFVYSPLRNASVAVQVNRDEQFIEEIKIRRIN, encoded by the exons atgttaaaaacaattaaggaGAACATGGATGTGATTATAAAAACTGGTTTTGAGAGtgtaaaacatgaaataagttTCCAGCCCCAAACTATGCTGAAgggaaaaaaaatggttttagcTGAACACGTAAGGAATGTCGAAGAACTAAGAACTAATGGCAATAGTTATTTAATACGAGCAAACATCATTCGTCAAACATCGGTGACCGTAACACCCTATAACACAAGTTTAAAC ataaATAGTTCTCGGGTTGTCACCGGAGTAAAGTGCAGCTGCGTTTACAACCAAAGCGGCAAATGCAAACATGTTGCTGCTCTAATATGTTACATTAACGACAAAGTTAGTCATTCAAAAACAAGCTGTGAACAACAATGGGGCAAACCCAGCATTCGTCAATTTGTTCAATGTAAATACTCCAAAGGGAGGTACTTTCAAGATATGTTTCCATCAGTATCCAAGACTGAATGTTGTAAACCACAATCAATAATAAGGCATGATGAATTATTGCAAGAGTCATCgttgaaacaaatattacagGCAACAGAGCAGACTCTAGATTCAAACCTAGTAACTGAAGTTGTGTCTGATACATCGGACAAAGTTGATTTGGAAAAAGAAGACTGCTTAGcttgtttaaactttttttttacagttaagAGTGAATTTCAATTATACAAACGTGATTACCCGCTAGCAGAAAATCTAGAAgaatattataagaaatatgtagCTGTAACGAATGAAGACATAATTAACATTTGTTGTAATACAATGAAGCAATCAGACTGTCCAAACTGGTATGCAATTAGACACTTGAGGATAACtgcaagtaaaaatatacatagtataaaatcACGTAAAACCAAATCCATAGAAAGTTTAGtgtcaagtattttaaaaccaaagaaaattgATTGTGTTGCAACCCGGTATGGCTTATGTAATGAAAAAGATGCTATATTActttacgaaaaaataaatttctgtaAAGTGAAAACTGTTGGTGCAATTATTAGTAAAGAGCAACCTTGGCTGTGCGTTAGCATTGATGGAGTAGTGGTTGAGGATGGATGTGTGACAAAGCTTGTCGAAGTGAAATGTCCAATttcatgtgaaaaaaaaccTGTAGTTGACTTTGCTAATAATTTATGCAATGTGGATTACTTAGTTcttataaacaatgttttagaaataaggCAAAGCCATCCATACTACACTCAAGTCCAGTCACAAATGTATGTGACTGGAATGACAATATGTGATATTTTTGTCTATTCACCATTGAGAAATGCCAGTGTGGCTGTACAAGTTAACCGTGATGAACAATTCATTGAAGAAATTAAGATTCgtcgaattaattaa